A DNA window from Actinokineospora baliensis contains the following coding sequences:
- a CDS encoding ArsR/SmtB family transcription factor, producing the protein MITAHLDAAVLNKVRLATSPAAEAMAWLFLTVNDHQHPIFGKPGAAARFAMRDPDVRLVASTLPSNANYKMDLLAPLPPLVPPDRVWPTQLEVMAETSVEDAASQVAQLDAPPKEVIAAAEAGTLASRFANGMSKFWSTAMADSWPGLKERLDADIAARARIMATEGIGSLLTSLHGDITWDGDTLRIATPWEQDGRPSDLTVTPVALTWPRFYIQLGDTENAVLYYPPPTLGSANTDPAAMAKLLGQTRAALLRDLEAPCTTTDLARRHGLAPATVSYHLSVLHSSGLISKSRAKRTVLYQRTDRFQ; encoded by the coding sequence GTGATCACAGCCCACCTCGACGCGGCCGTGCTCAACAAGGTCCGCCTCGCCACGTCCCCCGCCGCCGAGGCCATGGCTTGGCTGTTCCTCACGGTCAACGATCACCAGCACCCGATCTTCGGCAAGCCGGGGGCCGCGGCTCGGTTCGCGATGCGCGACCCAGATGTCCGACTAGTCGCGAGCACGCTCCCCAGCAACGCCAACTACAAGATGGACCTCTTAGCCCCTCTCCCGCCTCTTGTTCCCCCCGACAGGGTTTGGCCTACGCAACTTGAGGTGATGGCGGAGACCTCGGTGGAAGACGCCGCGAGCCAGGTGGCGCAGTTGGACGCCCCGCCGAAGGAGGTCATCGCAGCGGCTGAGGCGGGGACGCTCGCTTCGCGGTTCGCGAACGGGATGAGCAAGTTCTGGTCCACCGCCATGGCCGACAGCTGGCCCGGTCTGAAGGAACGCCTCGACGCCGACATCGCGGCCAGGGCCCGGATCATGGCGACGGAGGGCATCGGTTCCCTCTTGACCTCCCTGCACGGCGACATCACCTGGGACGGCGACACGCTGCGGATCGCCACCCCGTGGGAGCAGGACGGGCGGCCGAGCGACCTGACCGTGACGCCGGTGGCCCTGACGTGGCCAAGGTTCTACATCCAGTTGGGCGACACCGAGAACGCCGTCCTGTACTACCCGCCGCCCACGCTCGGGTCGGCCAACACCGACCCCGCCGCGATGGCCAAGCTCCTGGGGCAGACCCGCGCGGCCCTGCTGCGCGACCTCGAAGCACCGTGCACCACCACGGACCTGGCCAGGCGGCACGGCCTGGCGCCCGCGACCGTCTCCTACCACCTGTCCGTCCTGCACAGCTCCGGCCTGATCAGCAAGTCCCGCGCCAAGCGAACCGTTCTCTACCAACGCACCGACAGGTTCCAGTGA
- a CDS encoding winged helix-turn-helix domain-containing protein, which translates to MITARLSAPVLSRVRLAISPAAEALAWLVLTVDGGRHPIFGAPGPAARFALRDRDVRMIASTLPQGPGYMPDLLSPPPPRGPAERTWADQLEVTAATEADVAAKQVRSSMRPNADAVRAAESGTFAARAAQGLARFWSAAMADSWSGLRERLDLDVAAKSKLMATSGIGEVLGTLHTGIRWNGEAVEVAKNACYWDKAPTDLVISPVALTWPNYYVQLEDQENSVLYYPPQGLGVPTDGDRDAISRLIGSTRATLLQDLHVPRSTTDLSKRHHLAAGTVSYHLSVLHGSGLVTKSRAKKTVLYQRTDRLQ; encoded by the coding sequence GTGATCACCGCCCGGTTGTCCGCCCCGGTGCTCAGCCGGGTCCGGCTGGCGATCTCCCCCGCGGCGGAGGCCCTGGCCTGGCTGGTGCTGACCGTCGACGGTGGACGGCACCCGATCTTCGGCGCCCCCGGACCGGCCGCGCGGTTCGCCCTGCGCGACCGCGACGTGCGGATGATCGCGAGCACGCTGCCGCAGGGGCCGGGCTACATGCCCGACCTGCTGTCCCCGCCGCCCCCGCGCGGTCCGGCGGAGCGGACGTGGGCGGATCAGCTGGAGGTCACCGCCGCCACCGAGGCGGACGTCGCGGCCAAGCAGGTCCGGTCCAGCATGCGGCCGAACGCCGACGCCGTGCGCGCGGCGGAGTCCGGCACGTTCGCCGCGCGCGCCGCCCAGGGGCTCGCCCGGTTCTGGTCCGCGGCGATGGCCGACAGCTGGTCGGGGCTGCGCGAGCGGCTCGACCTCGACGTGGCCGCGAAGTCGAAGCTGATGGCGACCAGCGGTATCGGTGAGGTGCTCGGCACGCTGCACACCGGCATCCGCTGGAACGGGGAAGCCGTCGAGGTCGCCAAGAACGCCTGCTACTGGGACAAGGCGCCGACCGATCTGGTCATCAGCCCGGTAGCGCTGACCTGGCCCAACTACTACGTGCAGCTCGAAGACCAGGAGAACTCGGTCTTGTACTACCCGCCGCAGGGGCTCGGCGTCCCGACCGACGGCGACCGGGACGCCATCTCGCGGCTGATCGGCTCCACCCGGGCGACGCTCCTGCAAGACCTCCACGTGCCGCGCAGCACGACCGACCTGTCCAAGCGCCACCACCTCGCGGCGGGGACGGTGTCGTACCACCTGTCCGTGCTGCACGGCTCCGGGCTGGTCACCAAGTCGCGGGCCAAGAAGACCGTCCTCTACCAACGCACCGACAGGCTCCAGTGA
- a CDS encoding HpcH/HpaI aldolase/citrate lyase family protein, giving the protein MRSPKDFFRPLAVGAPEPVREIPFRPSRMIHFFDPGNEKMAAKVPDLVAKADVVLGNLEDAIRADHKVAAREGLVRVARATDFADTQLWTRVNSLDSPWVLDDLITLVTEIGDKLDVIMVPKVESAADIHYVDRLLAQLEARAGLTRPILVHALLETAAGVANVEDIATASPRMQGISLGPADLAASRRMKTTRVGGGHPGYLVRTDPVGEDLTAGRTTYQQDLWHYTVARMVDACAAAGILPYYGPFGDIADVVACEDQFRNAFLLGCVGAWSLHPRQIEIARRVFSPDPAEVAWARRVIAAMGDGTGAVMLDGKMQDDATVKQCRVMVELADALAARDPELARAYAAEENPRG; this is encoded by the coding sequence ATGCGCTCCCCCAAGGACTTCTTCCGCCCGCTCGCCGTCGGCGCTCCCGAGCCGGTGCGGGAGATCCCGTTCCGGCCCTCGCGCATGATCCACTTCTTCGACCCGGGCAACGAGAAGATGGCCGCCAAGGTGCCCGACCTGGTGGCCAAGGCCGATGTCGTGCTCGGCAACCTCGAGGACGCCATCCGCGCCGACCACAAGGTCGCCGCGCGCGAGGGGCTGGTGCGCGTCGCGCGGGCCACCGACTTCGCCGACACCCAGCTGTGGACCAGGGTCAACAGCCTCGACTCGCCGTGGGTGCTCGACGACCTGATCACCCTGGTCACCGAGATCGGCGACAAGCTCGACGTGATCATGGTGCCCAAGGTGGAGAGCGCCGCCGACATCCACTACGTCGACCGGTTGCTGGCGCAGTTGGAGGCCAGGGCCGGGCTGACCAGGCCGATCCTGGTGCACGCGCTGCTGGAGACCGCCGCTGGCGTGGCCAACGTCGAGGACATCGCGACCGCCAGCCCGCGCATGCAGGGCATCTCGCTCGGCCCCGCCGACCTCGCCGCGAGCCGCCGGATGAAGACCACCCGCGTCGGCGGCGGTCACCCCGGATACCTCGTGCGCACCGACCCCGTCGGCGAGGACCTGACCGCGGGCCGCACCACCTATCAGCAGGACCTGTGGCACTACACCGTCGCGCGGATGGTCGACGCCTGCGCCGCGGCCGGGATCCTGCCGTACTACGGCCCCTTCGGTGACATCGCCGACGTCGTCGCCTGCGAGGACCAGTTCCGCAACGCGTTCCTGCTCGGCTGCGTGGGCGCGTGGAGCCTGCACCCCCGCCAGATCGAGATCGCCCGCCGCGTGTTCTCCCCGGACCCGGCCGAGGTCGCGTGGGCCCGCCGCGTCATCGCCGCCATGGGGGACGGCACCGGCGCGGTCATGCTCGACGGCAAGATGCAGGACGACGCCACCGTCAAGCAGTGCCGGGTGATGGTCGAACTCGCCGACGCCCTCGCCGCCCGCGACCCCGAACTCGCCCGCGCCTACGCCGCCGAGGAGAACCCCCGTGGCTAA
- a CDS encoding HpcH/HpaI aldolase/citrate lyase family protein, whose product MANPRRSALYMPGANERALEKARGLDADALILDLEDSVSPDAKAAARDLVCAAAGSYGKREVTIRVNGLDTEWFADDVRAAVAAAPDAIVVPKVNSAADVHRILDAVPSDLPIWAMVESPLAMLHAYEIASASPRVAVLVLGTNDLAKELHAEHVPGRGPLLTSLSLALLGARAAGKAILDGVYNDVKDLDGFAEECTQGRQYGFDGKTLIHPGQLEPCNRIFAPSEAEIAHAEKVIAAFEEAKAAGKGVATVDGKMIENLHVANAERVLSVAAAIAGRD is encoded by the coding sequence GTGGCTAACCCCCGCCGCTCCGCCCTGTACATGCCCGGCGCCAACGAGCGCGCCCTGGAGAAGGCCCGCGGGCTCGACGCGGACGCGCTGATCCTCGACCTGGAGGACTCGGTGTCCCCGGACGCCAAGGCCGCGGCCCGCGATCTCGTGTGCGCGGCCGCCGGGTCCTACGGCAAGCGGGAGGTGACGATCCGCGTCAACGGCCTCGACACCGAGTGGTTCGCCGACGACGTGCGCGCCGCGGTCGCCGCCGCCCCGGACGCCATCGTCGTCCCCAAGGTCAACTCCGCCGCCGACGTCCACCGCATCCTCGACGCCGTCCCCAGCGACCTCCCGATCTGGGCGATGGTCGAATCCCCCCTGGCCATGCTGCACGCCTACGAGATCGCCTCCGCCTCCCCCCGCGTCGCCGTCCTCGTCCTGGGCACCAACGACCTGGCCAAGGAACTGCACGCCGAACACGTCCCCGGCCGCGGCCCACTGCTGACTTCCCTGTCGCTGGCCCTGCTCGGCGCCCGAGCCGCAGGCAAAGCCATCCTCGACGGCGTCTACAACGACGTGAAGGACCTGGACGGCTTCGCTGAGGAGTGCACCCAAGGCCGCCAGTACGGCTTCGACGGCAAGACCCTGATCCACCCGGGCCAACTCGAACCGTGCAATCGGATCTTCGCCCCCTCCGAAGCCGAGATCGCCCACGCCGAGAAGGTGATCGCCGCCTTCGAGGAGGCCAAAGCCGCAGGCAAGGGCGTAGCCACCGTCGACGGCAAGATGATCGAAAACCTCCACGTCGCCAACGCCGAACGGGTTCTCTCGGTGGCCGCGGCGATCGCGGGCCGGGACTGA
- a CDS encoding acyl-CoA dehydrogenase family protein, producing MARLAQTAGLTDIQREILATVKDFVDKEIIPHAQALEHADAYPADIVAGMREMGLFGLTIPEEYGGIGESLLTYALVVEQIARGWMSVSGVINTHFIVAHMVKQHGTEAQKRHYLPRMATGEVRGAFSMSEPDLGSDVAAIKTRARRDGDTYTVDGAKMWLTNGGSSNLIALLARTDEGAEKPHQNLTAFLVDKPEGFGEVAPGLTIPGKIEKMGYKGVDTTEAVFDGYRIGADQVLGGAPGKGFAHMMDGVEVGRVNVAARACGIAIRAFELAVDYAQQRRTFGKAIVEHQAIAFKLAEMATKVEAAHLMMVNAARLKDSGQRNDVEAGMAKLLASEYCAEVTQESFRIHGGYGYSKEYEIERLMREAPFLLIGEGTSEIQKTIISRGLLREYGA from the coding sequence ATGGCCCGCCTCGCGCAGACCGCCGGACTGACCGACATCCAGCGGGAGATCCTGGCCACGGTCAAGGACTTCGTGGACAAGGAGATCATCCCGCACGCGCAGGCCCTCGAGCACGCCGACGCCTACCCCGCCGACATCGTCGCGGGCATGCGCGAGATGGGCCTGTTCGGCCTGACCATCCCGGAGGAGTACGGCGGCATCGGCGAGTCGCTGCTGACCTACGCCCTGGTCGTCGAGCAGATCGCCCGCGGCTGGATGAGCGTGTCCGGCGTGATCAACACCCACTTCATCGTGGCGCACATGGTCAAGCAGCACGGCACCGAGGCGCAGAAGCGGCACTACCTGCCCAGGATGGCCACCGGCGAGGTTCGCGGCGCCTTCTCCATGTCCGAGCCCGACCTCGGTTCCGACGTCGCCGCGATCAAGACCAGGGCCAGGCGCGACGGCGACACCTACACCGTCGACGGCGCCAAGATGTGGCTCACCAACGGCGGCAGCTCCAACCTCATCGCACTGCTGGCCCGCACCGACGAGGGTGCCGAGAAGCCGCACCAGAACCTCACCGCGTTCCTGGTCGACAAGCCGGAGGGTTTCGGCGAGGTCGCGCCCGGCCTGACCATCCCCGGCAAGATCGAGAAGATGGGCTACAAGGGCGTCGACACCACCGAGGCGGTCTTCGACGGCTACCGGATCGGCGCCGACCAGGTCCTCGGCGGCGCGCCGGGCAAGGGCTTCGCGCACATGATGGACGGCGTCGAGGTCGGCAGGGTCAACGTCGCCGCCCGCGCCTGCGGCATCGCGATCCGGGCGTTCGAGCTCGCCGTCGACTACGCCCAGCAGCGGCGCACCTTCGGCAAGGCCATCGTCGAGCACCAGGCGATCGCCTTCAAGCTCGCCGAGATGGCCACCAAGGTCGAGGCGGCGCACCTGATGATGGTCAACGCCGCGCGGCTCAAGGACTCCGGGCAGCGCAACGACGTCGAGGCGGGCATGGCCAAGCTGCTGGCCAGCGAGTACTGCGCCGAGGTGACCCAGGAGTCGTTCCGCATCCACGGCGGCTACGGCTACTCCAAGGAGTACGAGATCGAGCGGCTGATGCGCGAGGCGCCGTTCCTGCTGATCGGCGAGGGCACCAGCGAGATCCAGAAGACGATCATCTCGCGCGGCCTGCTGCGCGAGTACGGTGCTTGA